A stretch of DNA from Microlunatus sp. Gsoil 973:
ACCCTGCGCAAGTGGGTCCGTCGGGCCGAGATCGATGCCGGTCAGCGGCCCGGGGTGACTAGCGAGGAGTCGGCCCAGCTCAAGGCGTTGAAGAAGGAGAACGCCGAGCTGCGCCGGGCGAATGAGATCTTGAAGGCCGCGTCGGCTTTCTTCGCGGCGGAGCTCGACCGCCCACACCGGTCCTAGTCGATTTCATCGCCGAGTACAGGGACCGGTTCGGGGTCGAGCCGATCTGTGCCGTGCTGACCGAGCACGGCTGCCCGATCGCCCCGTCCACCTATTACGACGCTCGCAATCGTCAACCCAGTAAGAGAAACCTACGAGATCAGGAGTTGATCAACTTGATCCAGGCCGAGCGGAACGGCAAGTTCGCCCGGCTGCTCGGTGCCCGCAAGATGTGGCTGCGGCTACGCGGCAAGGGTCACGATGTCGCCCGCTGCACGGTGGAGCGGCTGTTCCGCCAGCTCGGCATCAGCGGCATCACCCGGGCCAAGGCGCCGCGGACCACGGTCCCAGACCAGAAGGCCGAGCGGCCGACCGACCTGGTCGACCGGGCCTTCGTGGCCAGTCGGCCCAACCAGCTGTGGTGTGCCGACTTCACCTACGTCCCGACCTGGGAAGGAATGGTCTATGTGGCGTTCGTCTTCGATGTGTTCTCCCGCCGGATCCTCGGCTGGCGGGCGGCCACCTCGATGACCACCGACCTGGTGCTGGACACCCTGGAGATGGCGATCTGGATCCGCCGCAAGGACGGGATCACCGACCTGTCCGGGCTGGTGCACCACACCGATGCCGGCAGTCAGTACACCTCGATCGCCTTCACCCAGCGGCTGGTCGATGCCGGCGTCGATGCCTCCGTCGGCACCGTCGGGGACGCCTACGATAACGCCCTGGCCGAGTCCCAGATCGGCCTCTACAAGAGCGAACTGATCTGGCCGGGCGGGCCTTGGCGGGGCCGTGATCATGTCGAGATCCAGACCCTGGACTGGGTGCACTGGTTCAACACCGAACGCACCCACGAGTCGATCGATGACTTCACCCCGGTCCAAGCCGAACAGTTCCACTACACCCACCAAGCCCGGCTCAGCCAAACCGGCTGAACCACAAAATCCGGTCTCCGGAAACTCCGGGGCGGGTCAACCGGATCGCTCCAGATCGCCGTGGCCAGCCAACCCGCGAGCAGCGGCGACCCGATTGCAACGGGCGGCCACACTCGGAACGCGACCGTACTCGAACGCTGTCCCACCTCGTCATTGTCGCGCAACCAAGCGGCGCGAAAGCGGAGTGCGTCCAGCTCGACCGGGTCGGATTGGTGGAGCGGATCCCGAAGGCATCAGTGGATATCAGTGGGGTGTACGGTCACACGGGATTGTGATTGCGATCGCAAGGGAGATCCATGGCTGGCATCGAAGTCATCGATCCGCGGTATCGACCGCTGCTGGAGCGGACCCACGAGGTACTGGGTGCGGACGCTCGCGTCCGATCCGTCGCGCTCGGCGGATCAGTCGGCGCCGGTACGGCCGATCGTTGGAGTGACCTCGACTTCGCGATCGCCACCGATCCCGAGCAACACGATGACTTCCTCAGGGATTGGCCGGACTGGTTGGGCCGCATCACGCCCACCGTCTTCGCCCGCACACCGATCGCTCCGTTCATCATCAATGCCGTGACCCAGGACGGGCTGACGGTCGACTTCGTCGTGTGGTCCGGAGAGGTCCCTGAGTTTCGGCCACCGGCCGGGTTGGCTCTGGGACTGTCGACGAGCAGATTCGACAACATCGGAGATGCCCTCGATTACGCGGTGGCTGAGCAACTCCGTGGGCTCGCCGGCCCGTTCATCAGCCTGCTGCAGCGCGGAGAACACCTCAAACACCTCAGCGGTGTTCCCCACGTACTCGGCCTGCTGACCACCGTTTTCCTGGCTGAGACCGGCCACCCAGCACCCTCCAAGCGTTGGAATCCCAGCTACACCGACGAACAACTCCGTGCGGTGGCTACGCTGCCACCCGTTCGAGCGACCGCCGAAGATCTGAAGACTTTCGGACTCGGCGTCGCCCGGCTGATCGTTGAACGAGGCAGGCCGCTGTTCCCCCGATATGATCTTGTCTGGCCGGCCGCGCTGGCGAAGGTCGCAGCGATCCGCCTCGAAGAGAATCTTGGCATCAATACGTCCGGATGGCTGGGCTAGCGGCAGCGCTCGGTGCATCACCGCCTGGCCGGCCCGGACATGCTGCTGGCTGCCGAGCCCGACATCGACGTGGTCGCCGAGGCCACCAACAGAATCCAGGTGATCGCCCAGGCCGATCGATATCGGCCGGACATCGTGTTGATGGACATTCGGATACCCGTGCTGGACGGCCTTGAGGCGACCCGCAGGATTCGCGACCGCGACGGTCTCTCCAACGCGGAAATCGGCCGGCAGTTGTGCATCAGCGACACCACCGCCAAGACCCACGTCACGCGGCTCCTTCAGAAGCTTCAGCTTCGTGATCGGGCACAGGCCATCGTGCTGGCCTATCAATCCGACCTGTTCGACGGTTGGTGACGATCCTCGGAACGAGCACCCCACGCGGGGGCGGTTCCCTGCCACGATCCCGCCGACCAAGATCAACATTGCTGCGACCCGCTCACCGATGATCAAACTGAGACCTAACTCAGACTTCCCCGCCAGGAACGGCCCCCTGCCGACCTGGTGTCTTCGAAGTGACGACCGGGTGACGGAGCCGGCGGTCCGATTGTCCCGAATCCGTACCGGGAAGGAACTGCAGATGCCGCACGAAGACTACGTCGACCTTCAGGGCAGCGAACGACACCCGGTGCCGGAAGCCCGCGATGTCGGGCCCGCCGATCCGGACGAAGACGTCGAGGTCTCGATCGTTCTCAGCAGGCGCGCCGGCCGACCGACACCGTCGCCGACGCCGATATCTCGGCAGGAATTCGCGCGACAACACGGTGCCCGTGAGGAAGACATCCACGCGGTCGAAACGTTTGCGGCGCAGAACGGCCTGCAGGTCGTGCGGGTCGACGTGGCGGCGCGGACGGTGGTGTTGGCGGGCAGCGTTGCCGACATGCAGTCGGCCTTCGACGTGCCTTTGAGACGCTTCGAGCACCACGGCACCAGCTATCGTGGCCGTACCGGCACGGTGCGGCTGCCGGCATCGTTGTCGGGAATCGTGACCGCCGTACTCGGGCTGGACGACAGAGCTCAGGCGCGCGCCCACTCCCGGATCCACCGGGAGGTCGATGCCGGGGAGAAGGTCGGCGGCCTGGGCGCAACTGCGGCGGGCGCCCAGCCCTTCTGGCCCACCGACCTGGCCACCCTGTACGACTTCCCCGATCGTCAGGGCGACGGTCAGTGCATCGGGATGATCGAGCTCGGCGGCGGATTCCGCAGATCCGATCTCAAGGCCTATTTCGCCGAGCTCGGGCTTCCGGCCCCTGAGGTGCACAGCCACTCCGTTGATCACGCCCGCAACCGCCCGTCGACTCCGCAGAGCGCAGACGGCGAGGTCATGCTGGATATCGAGGTTGCCGGAGCCGTCGCGCCGAACGTGAAGATCATCGTCTACTTTGCACCGAACACCGATCGCGGCTTCCTCGACGCCATCAACGCCGCGATCCACGACCACACCAACCAGCCGTCGGTGGTGTCGATCAGCTGGGGCGGCCCGGAGAGTTCGTGGGCTTCCCAGGCACTTGATGCTTTCGACGAGGCGTTCCAGGATGCCGGTGCGCTCGGTGTCTCGATATTCTGTGCGGCCGGTGACAGCGGGTCGACCGATGGTGTCGGTGACGGAAAACAGCACACCGACTTTCCCGCGTCCAGCCCGCACGTTGTCGGCTGCGGTGGAACGCGACTGACGATCTCCGATCAACAGGCGTCCGAGGTCGTCTGGTCGACCAACGGTGCGACCGGTGGTGGGATCAGCGACCACTTCGATCCACCGGACTATCAGGCTGTGGCCGACGTACCGTCCTCTGCCAATCCACCCGGGACTCGACGGGGTCGTGGCGTCCCCGACGTCGCCGGGGACGCCGACCCGGCAACCGGATACATCGTTCGTGTTGACGGCAGGATGTTCGTCATCGGCGGGACGAGCGCCGTCGCACCGCTGTGGGCGGGGTTGACCGCCTTGCTGAACCAAGGACAGGACGCACCCGTCGGCTTCCTCAACCCGGCACTGTACGCAATCGCCGGGTCGGCGCCCGACGCGTTCCACGACGTGACGCAAGGAAGCAACGGCGCATACCACGCCGTGACCGGCTGGGACCCCTGCACAGGTTGGGGCTCACCGAACGCCGGCGATCTAGCGGCGGCGCTTGACTGATTCGGCCGTGCCGCGGACGCGACGAGCGGGTTCGCCGCACCTTCGACATCGCGCGCCAACGGTCACCGTCACCACTGCGACCATTAACCGGGGGCCGGTGCATTCGACCCTGGCCCCCTTTGGCCGAGTTTGAAACGACCCCATACAGCAGATTGGGCAATCACGCAGAATGTCGCGTCGGCGGCCATCTTGAGAGGGTGGCGCACATCACGTGACATCGGTCCGGCCGACGAAATTCTCGAAGTGCGGGAATTTGCTCCGGAGAATCGGTAATCTATTTCCCGGGCCAGGAGCCCGAGTTGATGAGACACCTGAGGACCTTCCCCCCTTGAAAGTTTGACGTGTCTCGTCCCTGTCGACCCGTCCGGCCCGGTTTCGTGGACCCCCGACCACGGACCGGCCGGGCGGGGAGCGACCCGTCCGGATCCCACGGGGCATGCGAGATGCCCGGCCGTGGCTGCAGGGCCCGTCCAACTCCGTCCGGAGATGGTTACGGATACACCCGCCACGCGTGCGTTGCTGGGCATCGGGGCGACTCGGATCGTCCCCGTTCACCGCACCCGCGAACTCGCGATCCAGCGACGCTCGGGACCAACGTCCTGTTTCCTAATTAGGTCATGTCCATTTCGGACATGATCTGTTAGATTTCAACTGTTGAACCGTTCGGCGGTGTCGGGTCCGTCGAACGGAACACACGAGGATCGGCGGATCGTCTCGTCGGATGGGGTTCCGACGAGACGGCTGCGCCACCGCATTCGAGCAGGTCTCCCGATGGGCAATTCGGGGGATGGCCGCGGGCGACCTGCTCGATGTGGTTTGGTTGCCGACCGAAATCCAACTCAGTGTATTGCCTCGGATCCCCTGACTGGTAATCGCGCGTCCGTCTCTTCTGATCCAGCCATCGTCGATGCATTCACGCACCAAGTCTGAGCCGGCCGGGCAATTGGTCACAAAGCCTGTTGAGGTACGCCGGGACACTCACTACGGTCGACCTCCGTGATCCCTCCGGGCTTGGATTCCTATTTGATCTGCGCGACGCCGCGTACCGGGAGCACCCTGCTGTGCGGTCTGCTCCGTTCGTCGGGAGTTGCCGGGCATCCGGCCTCCTACTTCAACCGGCGTGGCCTGCATTCCTACGC
This window harbors:
- a CDS encoding IS3 family transposase (programmed frameshift), producing MSRPSSYPKELRERAVRMVADTKGDYPSEFEAIKSIAAKLGIGSAETLRKWVRRAEIDAGQRPGVTSEESAQLKALKKENAELRRANEILKAASGFLRGGARPPTPVLVDFIAEYRDRFGVEPICAVLTEHGCPIAPSTYYDARNRQPSKRNLRDQELINLIQAERNGKFARLLGARKMWLRLRGKGHDVARCTVERLFRQLGISGITRAKAPRTTVPDQKAERPTDLVDRAFVASRPNQLWCADFTYVPTWEGMVYVAFVFDVFSRRILGWRAATSMTTDLVLDTLEMAIWIRRKDGITDLSGLVHHTDAGSQYTSIAFTQRLVDAGVDASVGTVGDAYDNALAESQIGLYKSELIWPGGPWRGRDHVEIQTLDWVHWFNTERTHESIDDFTPVQAEQFHYTHQARLSQTG
- a CDS encoding response regulator transcription factor, which encodes MLLAAEPDIDVVAEATNRIQVIAQADRYRPDIVLMDIRIPVLDGLEATRRIRDRDGLSNAEIGRQLCISDTTAKTHVTRLLQKLQLRDRAQAIVLAYQSDLFDGW
- a CDS encoding nucleotidyltransferase domain-containing protein, whose protein sequence is MAGIEVIDPRYRPLLERTHEVLGADARVRSVALGGSVGAGTADRWSDLDFAIATDPEQHDDFLRDWPDWLGRITPTVFARTPIAPFIINAVTQDGLTVDFVVWSGEVPEFRPPAGLALGLSTSRFDNIGDALDYAVAEQLRGLAGPFISLLQRGEHLKHLSGVPHVLGLLTTVFLAETGHPAPSKRWNPSYTDEQLRAVATLPPVRATAEDLKTFGLGVARLIVERGRPLFPRYDLVWPAALAKVAAIRLEENLGINTSGWLG
- a CDS encoding protease pro-enzyme activation domain-containing protein, translated to MIKLRPNSDFPARNGPLPTWCLRSDDRVTEPAVRLSRIRTGKELQMPHEDYVDLQGSERHPVPEARDVGPADPDEDVEVSIVLSRRAGRPTPSPTPISRQEFARQHGAREEDIHAVETFAAQNGLQVVRVDVAARTVVLAGSVADMQSAFDVPLRRFEHHGTSYRGRTGTVRLPASLSGIVTAVLGLDDRAQARAHSRIHREVDAGEKVGGLGATAAGAQPFWPTDLATLYDFPDRQGDGQCIGMIELGGGFRRSDLKAYFAELGLPAPEVHSHSVDHARNRPSTPQSADGEVMLDIEVAGAVAPNVKIIVYFAPNTDRGFLDAINAAIHDHTNQPSVVSISWGGPESSWASQALDAFDEAFQDAGALGVSIFCAAGDSGSTDGVGDGKQHTDFPASSPHVVGCGGTRLTISDQQASEVVWSTNGATGGGISDHFDPPDYQAVADVPSSANPPGTRRGRGVPDVAGDADPATGYIVRVDGRMFVIGGTSAVAPLWAGLTALLNQGQDAPVGFLNPALYAIAGSAPDAFHDVTQGSNGAYHAVTGWDPCTGWGSPNAGDLAAALD